DNA sequence from the Ignavibacteriota bacterium genome:
CATGCTTTCGCGCATCGAACGCGCGAAGGAGGCGGGAGTGCCCCTGACAAATTACGGCCTGGCAATCGCCTACAGTCTGGGGATCTTCGATCGCGCCCTGCAGCCCTTCCCGTATGCATACGAACTGTACAGGGCGACACGGCCGTGAAAGGAACGTGTCAGTATTTGCGAAATTGGGCTTAATCGCTATATTCGTCGGAGATATCCCCAACGCGATCCCGCGTGACCGGGTGTTTGCCCTTCGGACAGGCACAGCGGCACGACCCTGAGATTCTACGCAATCGACGCTGCATTTTTCTTTCACGATACACAACGGAGGAACCATGAACCGCTTCAACGAACTGGTCGAACTCGTCCAGAGCTTTGAGAAGGATTTTGAAAAATTCTTCGTCAAGGGGAACAAGAGCGCGGGCACACGCGTGCGCAAGCACATGAACGAACTCAAGCGCAAGGCCCAGGAGATCCGCAACGAGATCCAGGCGATCAAGAAAACCGACGACACAGAGACTCCGAAGGCCTGATCCCACGCGCCGCGGCGCGACATTCCGAGAGCAAAAAGCAACGTCCGCCACGGCGGGTGTTGCTTTTTCCTTTGAGAGAGCACCATGCCATACTCCATACGTCTACCGCTCCCCGCACGTTTCCATTTCCGCAACACCGTGTACTCGCACGGATGGTGCGCGCTGGCACCCTACCGGGTTGAGACGAGTCCGCGTCTGCGGCTCACGTACACCCTCGCGCTGACCGACGGCACCATCGCGGATATTCGGATGGACGAGTCGGATATTTCCGGCACCGAAATGGTGCTGCGCACGGATACACGCCTGAGCGCCGCGCAGAAGCGCGAGGTGACGGCTGCGATGCGCGGCTGCCTGAATCTCGAACTCGATCTGGCGCCATTTCACAGAGTGGCGCGACGCACTGCGGGCAGCGGCTGGATGGCGCGTCAGGCGGCCGGACGCCTGCTGCGCGGCGCGAGCATGTTCGAGGACACGGTGAAGATGATACTCACCACAAACTGTTCGTGGTCGCTCACAACTGCGATGAACGCGCGCCTGATCGAGACCTTCGGATCCGCGGGTCCATCGGGAGCACGGGCCTTTCCGACACCCGCGAGCATCGCGGCGAGCGACGAGGCGACACTGCGCGCGCGCTGCTCGCTCGGCTACCGCGCTCCGTCGGTGCTCGCGTTCGCGCGCGCAGTGGACGAAGGCCGACTCGACCCCGAGTCGTTGCGCGGAAGCACGGCGCCCACCGACGAGTTGTACGCCACGCTGCTCGGCATCAGGGGCGTCGGCGAATACGCCGCCTCGAATCTGCTCAAACTGCTCGGGCGTTTCGACCGGCTCGGCCTCGACTCGTGGTGCAGATCCGTGTATGCGCGACTCCATACGGGCGGCACACAGGCGTCAGATGCGGATATTTATGCCCATTATGATGTATTTGGAGAATACCGCGGCCTCGCGATGTGGCTGGATCTGACCAAAGAATGGTACGACACAAAATTCCCCTTCGATTGAGTGTCTCGGTACGCGTCTGCGCGCTCGGCCTGCTGCTCCACTGTGCCGCCTCTGCCGCCGAGTCCGGTCACCGCGGTGAGAGCGATTCGCTGCGACGCGTGGCCGACCGCGTTTTCATGCGCCTCCATCGCGAGGCCGTTGTTGCGGACGGACACAACGACGTGCTCGGCAGTGCGCTGGCCGGACGCGACCTGACGCAGCGTGGCCGTACAGGACACTCCGATCTCCCGCGTTTCATCGAAGGCGGACTCGACGTGCAGGTCTTTTCCGTATGGGTCACACCAGCGCGCGCGCAGAACAACACCGCCTTTCCCTACGCGCAGCGCATGATCGATTCGTTGCGCGCGCTCGCGCGGCGCAGCGGCGGACGCTTCAGCATCACACGCAGCGCCGCCGAATTGCGCGAGGCGCTGGCGCGCGGAA
Encoded proteins:
- a CDS encoding Fe-S cluster assembly protein HesB, producing the protein MPYSIRLPLPARFHFRNTVYSHGWCALAPYRVETSPRLRLTYTLALTDGTIADIRMDESDISGTEMVLRTDTRLSAAQKREVTAAMRGCLNLELDLAPFHRVARRTAGSGWMARQAAGRLLRGASMFEDTVKMILTTNCSWSLTTAMNARLIETFGSAGPSGARAFPTPASIAASDEATLRARCSLGYRAPSVLAFARAVDEGRLDPESLRGSTAPTDELYATLLGIRGVGEYAASNLLKLLGRFDRLGLDSWCRSVYARLHTGGTQASDADIYAHYDVFGEYRGLAMWLDLTKEWYDTKFPFD
- a CDS encoding histone H1 — protein: MNRFNELVELVQSFEKDFEKFFVKGNKSAGTRVRKHMNELKRKAQEIRNEIQAIKKTDDTETPKA